Proteins from one Gossypium raimondii isolate GPD5lz chromosome 8, ASM2569854v1, whole genome shotgun sequence genomic window:
- the LOC105790948 gene encoding hydroxyproline O-galactosyltransferase GALT3: protein MKPSSKPSEGKRFILSSVTFIFFLCALASINEIRFESLFKLGRCALSNAPLPLNSSSEMSTLAPNSSSDDIRILIGILTLPDQYHRRHFLRLIYGTQTPVGAQVDVKFVFCNLTKEDQKVLVALEIMRYDDIIILNCKENMNNGKTYTFFSSLPEIFNSSDRPYPPYHYVMKGDDDTYLRLDKLVESLRPLPREDLYYGYVIPCPSMDPFVHYMSGMGYLVSWDIAEWIRESEIPKNHLEGPEDKVFGEWLRDGHRAKNRFNAKWSMYNYPEPPTRCTHELWPDTIAVHLLKNQEKWIHTLKYFNVTTNLKPSKLYHIP, encoded by the coding sequence ATGAAGCCTTCATCAAAACCATCAGAAGGGAAGCGATTCATTCTCTCATCTGTCactttcatcttcttcctctgTGCATTAGCTTCCATCAATGAAATCAGATTCGAGAGCTTGTTTAAGCTTGGAAGATGTGCTCTTTCCAACGCCCCTCTGCCTCTCAACTCATCTTCAGAAATGTCCACACTTGCACCCAATTCCTCATCCGATGACATTCGGATTCTGATCGGAATCCTCACACTTCCCGATCAGTACCATCGCCGCCATTTCCTTCGTCTCATATATGGTACGCAGACTCCGGTGGGGGCACAAGTGGACGTGAAGTTCGTGTTTTGTAACCTCACAAAGGAAGACCAGAAGGTATTGGTTGCACTCGAGATAATGCGATACGATGATATCATAATCCTCAACTGTAAAGAAAATATGAACAATGGCAAGACTTACACCTTCTTTTCGAGCTTGCCCGAGATATTCAACTCCTCGGATAGGCCTTACCCTCCTTACCATTACGTGATGAAAGGAGACGATGATACATACTTGAGGTTAGACAAGTTGGTGGAGTCATTAAGGCCATTACCAAGAGAAGACTTGTATTACGGGTACGTAATCCCATGCCCCAGCATGGACCCTTTTGTTCATTACATGTCTGGGATGGGATATTTGGTATCATGGGACATAGCTGAGTGGATTAGAGAATCGGAGATTCCTAAAAATCATTTGGAAGGGCCCGAGGATAAGGTATTTGGAGAGTGGCTACGAGATGGACATCGGGCTAAAAACAGGTTCAACGCTAAGTGGTCAATGTACAATTATCCTGAGCCGCCCACAAGGTGCACGCATGAGCTATGGCCCGACACCATCGCTGTGCATTTGTTGAAGAATCAGGAGAAGTGGATTCATACCTTGAAGTATTTCAATGTTACCACCAATTTGAAACCTTCTAAATTATATCACATACCCTAG